AACATTTGGAACCTCTGAAGATGAACAAAAGGTGGAATCTCTGGTTGAAGGAGAAACGTTTAAGACCTTTATGCTTCATTATAACTTTCCACCTTTCTCTGTTGGCGAGATAGCAATGCTTCGAGGGCCATCGAGACGTGAGATAGGACATGGCAATCTCGCTGAAAGAGCACTTTTACCGATTCTTCCACCAGCAGAGGAGTTCCCCTACACCATACGAATAGTATCTGAAATTCTTGAATCCAATGGTTCTTCATCTATGGCAACTGTGTGTAGTGGGTGCCTGTCCCTTATGGATGCAGGGGTGCCTATAAAAGAACCTGTTGCAGGTATAGCAATAGGTCTTGTTAAGGAGGGTGAAAAAGAGATCATTCTTACAGATATCCTTGGGGACGAGGACCATCTGGGTGATATGGATTTCAAGATTGCTGGCTCCCGTAATGGGATTACAGCTATTCAAATGGACATAAAGATTAAGGGAATATCAAAAGAAACAATGTCAAAAGCTGTTATTCAAGCACAAAAGGGTATAGAAAAGATACTTGATATTATGGGCCAAACCCTGGATAAACCGAGAGAGTCATTATCCCCCTATGCACCGAGAATATTTACCATTAAAATAAAACCTGAAAGGATTAGGGATGTTATAGGCCCCGGTGGAAAGGTTATAAAAGGCATCATAGACCAAACAGGAGTGAAGATTGATATAGAAGATACAGGCATTGTCAAGATAGCTTCCCTTGATGAAAATTCAGCAAATGCTGCAATAGATATGATTAAAAAACTGACACAGGAAGTTGAGCTGGGCGCTATATACCTTGGTAAGGTAAAAAAGGTATTAGATGCCGGGGTTATAGTTGAATTATTGCCTGGCGCAGATGGCTTCGTCCACATAAGCCAACTTTCAGATGGGTTCGTTAAAAAGGCCTCAGATGTGGTAAAAGAGGGTGAAGAAATGCTTGTAAAGGTCACAGACATAGATCAGAATGGAAGGATTAAACTATCAAGAAAGGCTGCCCTCAAGGAACAGAAGAGACAAGAAACTTAAATGTATAGAAAAACTACCCTTTCTAATAACCTCGCAGTAGTTACCGAATCGATTCCTTACTTTTCTACAGTATCACTGGGGATATGGTGGAAAACAGGGGGTAGATATGAAAATGAAGAAAATAACGGCATTTCTCACTTCATAGAACATATGTTATTCAAGGGAACCTCAAGGCGAACTGCATATGATATAGCAAAAGAAATCGATGCTATAGGCGGTACACTCAATGCCTTCACCGGGAAAGAATATACCTGCCTCTATGCAAGGGTGCTCAAAAAGGACCTCGATATTGCTCTCGATATCATATCCGATATGTACAAACACTCACTTTTCAAAGATGATGATGTTGAAAGGGAAAAAGATGTGATCGCCCAGGAAATAAAAATGATCGAGGATAGTCCAGAAGAATATATATACGACATGTTTAATGCCTCTTATTTTAAAGGTAATTCCCTCGGCATGCCAATTCTTGGTAAAAAGGAAAATATAGGGCAGTTTACAAGGGAAGAGTTAATAAAACACTTTCAAAAATATTATTCTCCTCACAATATAATTATCACAGCAACAGGGAGAATAGACCACGAAGCCTTTGTCGGGAAGATTGAAAAATTATTACAGGACCTGGGAGAACAGGGTGACCATGAAACATTTATAAAAAGCCCGGACCCCTGCAAGGGTATGAACATTTACGAAAAAGACCTGGAACATATCTATTTATGCATAGGAACTGATGGTGTAAGTCAGATTGACAAAAAAAGGTATTCCCTTTACATACTCAATACTATTATGGGCGGGAGTATGAGCTCCCATTTGTTCCAGGAGATCAGAGAAAAAAGAGGGCTTGTGTACAACGTGTATTCCTATGTAAATTGCTATCATGATACAGGTACATTTGGTATATCAACATCTACATCCCAAGAATTTGTTGAAGAAGTCCTGACACTTATAAAAGAAGAGATTATGAGAATAAGGGATAAAGGAATCACTGATGCAGAGCTCGCCTTCTCAAAAAAACATATTAAAGGAAATCTCTTTATTTCCTTAGAAAGTTCAGAAACAAGGATGGGAAGGCTTGCAAAAAATGAGATATACTTTGGAGGTTATATCCCTTTAAAAGAAACATTAAGGGAAATAGACAGTATTAAAAAACCTCAGGTTGACGAAATAGGGAGAACAATTTTTAACAAACCTGAAGAAATATCACTTACAATACTTGGTAACGTAGATAAAGAAAAAATAGAAAAGCTATGGAAGAGTTAGAAGTCCATGTTTCAAAAAAAGAAGGGGCCCACCTCCCGGGATATGCAACCAAAGCATCATCCGGAATGGACCTTTTTGCATTATTAGATAAACCTTTAATCCTGAAACCCTATGAAAGATCACTGATACCAACAGGTATATACATAAGTATTCCAGATGGATACGAGGCAGAAATAAGACCGAGGAGTGGGATAGCAAACGAATTTGGGGTAACAGTACTTAATACCCCGGGCACCATAGATGCAGACTACAGGGGTGAAATTAAGGTTCTCCTTATAAACCTTGGTAGCGAACCCTTTACTGTAAAAAACGGTGATAGAATCGCCCAGATGATCTTTAAAAACATTGTAAAGGTGAACTGGAAAACAGTCGAAGAGCTGCCTGAAACAAAAAGGGGTAAGGGTGGATTTGGCTCTACGGGTCTTTAGATGAATTTATACCATTGCCTTGATAACTTTATAAGTTATCTTACAGCAGAAAGGGGTGCATCGCCTCATACTGTGGATGCATATAACAGGGATATTGTTGCTTTTATAAAATTCTTCGAGGAAAATTCTCTCCATGAAACAGATAGAAAAAATGTTGAAACATATATAGGTCATTTAAGAGAAAAAGGTAAAAAAACAAGGAGTATCGTGAGGGCCATTTCGGCCCTTAGGAGTTTTTTTAACTTTCTCCTCGCTGATGGTAAAATATCTCACAATCCACTTGAAGATATTGAGATACCTAAGTATAAATCCCCAATCCCCGAAGTCCTGAGCGAACAGGAGGTAGTTGAACTGCTCCAGTTACCGACAGGGTCAAGGACATCTATAAGAGATAAAACGATACTCGAACTTTTATACGCAACGGGGTTAAGGGTATCCGAGCTTATCAAGTTGAACAAAAGCGATGTGAATCTGGAAGGCGGTTTTTTAATCGCATCAGGAAAAAGGTCTAAAGAAAGGGTTGTGCCCTTTGGAACATACTCTAAAGAGGCCATAAAATCGTACCTTGAAAATGAAAAGCCAAAAGGGACCTATTTATTTCCAAATAAAAGGGGGGGGACGCTCACAAGACAGGCTATATGGAAAATTATAAGGAAATACGGATTAAAAATGGCAAAAACCCATATTTCTCCCCATACCATGAGGCATACCTTTGCAACCCACCTTCTTGAAGGTGGAGCTGATTTACGTTCGATTCAAATTTTACTTGGCCATGAAGACATTTCGACAACTCAAATATATACACATGTGGATACCAAAAGACTCAAAGAAATCCATAAAAAATATCATCCAAGGGGCTAATGAAGGTCATTACGAGTCATAACAATGCAGATTTCGATTCCCTCTCCTCTATGGTTGCTGCAAAAAAATTGTATCCCGATGCACTACTTGTTTTCCCTGGTTCACAGGAAAAAACCCTGAGGGAATTTCTTATCCACTCCACCCTTTACCTTTTCGACATAGCGAAAATAAAAAAAATAGATTATGGTACTATTGACACACTTATTTTAGTAGATACAAGACAAAAAACAAGGATAGGTGATTTTTCCAAGATTATAGATAGTAAGAAGGCAAAGATCCATATATACGACCACCATCCCAATTCCAGGGATGATGTCAAGGGGGATTTAGAGTTCATAAAAAGTACAGGTGCTACTGTCACATTACTTATATCGATTCTCAGGGAAAAGGGGATTGATATATCCCCCGAAGAGGCAACGATAATGATGCTCGGTATTTATGAAGAAACAGGCAGCTTTCAATATCCATCTACCACCACACAAGACTTTGAAGCAGCATCCTTCTTGTTATCAAAGGGGGCAAATATTAACCTCGTTTCAGACATGCTTGTAAAAGAACTCACCCCCGAACAGGTATTTCTCCTCCACGACATTATAAACAATGCATCGGTCTACAATATAAATGGTATTGATATAATTATCACTGAAGGGAGTACAGAAAATTATGTTGGTGACCTTGCAGTTATTGTTCACAAATTTCGCGATATGGAGAACATCAATGTAATTTTTGCCCTTTTCAGAATGGAAGATAGGGTATACATCATTGGAAGAAGCAGGATTCCGGAAGTCGATGTGGGACATATTCTTTCTTTACTTGGCGGGGGAGGTCACAAAGAGGCAGCTTCTTCTACAGTAAAGGACCTGACCATTATAGAAGCAAAAGAAAAACTAATAGAACATTTGAAGTACAACGTAAAACCTCTTTGGAGGGCAAGGGATATTATGTTTTTCCCCGTCAAATCAGTTGATGCAGAGTGCTCTATCCATGAGGCAAAAGGCCTTATGCTCAAATATAACATAAATGCCTTAACTGCTATATCGAACGGCAAGGTTGTGGGTATAATTACAAGACAAATAGTAGAAAAGGCTGCGTTTCATAAGTTAGAGAACATACCTGTGAGGGAGTATATGTTCACCGAATTCAAAACGGTAAAGCAAGAAGATTCCATAGAAAAGGTGAAAGAAATAATAATCGGGAGTAACCAGAGATTCCTTCCTGTAACTAAAGAAGGGGAGCTGATAGGCGCTATAACACGGACAGACCTTTTAAGGATACTTGAAGATGATATTTCAAAGACTGTCTTTGGAAAGCTTGAGTTTCACGAGATGTATCAGAAAAGAAAAAACGTGAAGAAATTGATGGAAGAAAGGCTGGATAAAAAAACATTAAAAAGACTAACAGAGATTGGGAACCTTGCAGACACAATGGGATATCATGCCTATCTGGTGGGCGGATTTGTAAGGGATCTTCTCCTCAGAAATGAAAATTATGATATAGATATCGTAATAGAAGGTGATGGAATAACATTCGCCGAGGAAATGGTAAATGCATTCAATGTCAAAATAAGACCACATACAGAGTTTGCTACTGCAAAAGTCATCTATCAGGATGGGTTTAAAATGGATATAGCTACAGCAAGGTTAGAATACTATAAAGCCCCTGCTGCATTACCCGTTGTTGAACATAGCTCATTAAAGCTTGATTTGCACCGAAGGGATTTTACAATAAATACCCTTGCCATATCATTAAATAAAAATACCTTTGGGCAACTAATCGATTTTTTTGGTGCTCAAAGAGACATAAAAGAAAAGACGATAAGGGTACTCCACAGTTTGAGTTTTGTTGAAGACCCGACCAGGGTATTCAGAGCAATAAGATTTGAAAATAGATTTGGTTTTCAAATCGGCAAGCACACATTAAACCTTATAAAGAACGCAATAAAAATGAATTTTCTCTCCAAGATAAAAGGTAAAAGAATATGGACCGAATTATCACTCATCATGCTGGAAGATGAACCGGAAAAAATTCTTAAAAGGCTACAGGAGCTTGACCTTTTAAAGTTCATATCCCCTTACCTGATCTTCAATAAAGACAAGGAAAAACTCTTTAACCAGATGCATGCTGTATTCAAATGGTACGAATTGTTATACAGAGGAAAACCCTGCGACAGGCTCCCGTATTACATTTTAGGGTTGATAGACCATATGAAGCATGAAGAGGTTGTAGAGTTTTGTAAAAAAACTGAAATGACAGAAACACTTAAAAAAAGAACTATTGAAA
This portion of the Pseudomonadota bacterium genome encodes:
- the pnp gene encoding polyribonucleotide nucleotidyltransferase yields the protein MKETITINYAGRPLTISTGDIARQADGSVTVQYNDTVVLVTVVADKKESDKDFLPLTVNYQEMTYAAGKFPGGFFKREGRPSDREILMSRLIDRPLRPLFPKGFKNEVQIIATVLSADQESDPAILGIIGASCALTISEIPFDGPLAGIKMGRRGETFLINPSSTDMEESNMDIVMTGTKEAIMMVEGTAKFASGNDLIEAIHFGHQNLMPLIEIQEKLREKIGKEKFSINRAENLEGLKEEIKNKIEKELIEAFSIPGKQDRGKRESEIYEKLLKNYPDAEEGLIKKALEDATRDIMRQQLLLTNKRIDGRAPDGIRDITCKVGMLPRTHGSALFTRGETQSLAITTFGTSEDEQKVESLVEGETFKTFMLHYNFPPFSVGEIAMLRGPSRREIGHGNLAERALLPILPPAEEFPYTIRIVSEILESNGSSSMATVCSGCLSLMDAGVPIKEPVAGIAIGLVKEGEKEIILTDILGDEDHLGDMDFKIAGSRNGITAIQMDIKIKGISKETMSKAVIQAQKGIEKILDIMGQTLDKPRESLSPYAPRIFTIKIKPERIRDVIGPGGKVIKGIIDQTGVKIDIEDTGIVKIASLDENSANAAIDMIKKLTQEVELGAIYLGKVKKVLDAGVIVELLPGADGFVHISQLSDGFVKKASDVVKEGEEMLVKVTDIDQNGRIKLSRKAALKEQKRQET
- a CDS encoding pitrilysin family protein, with the protein product MYRKTTLSNNLAVVTESIPYFSTVSLGIWWKTGGRYENEENNGISHFIEHMLFKGTSRRTAYDIAKEIDAIGGTLNAFTGKEYTCLYARVLKKDLDIALDIISDMYKHSLFKDDDVEREKDVIAQEIKMIEDSPEEYIYDMFNASYFKGNSLGMPILGKKENIGQFTREELIKHFQKYYSPHNIIITATGRIDHEAFVGKIEKLLQDLGEQGDHETFIKSPDPCKGMNIYEKDLEHIYLCIGTDGVSQIDKKRYSLYILNTIMGGSMSSHLFQEIREKRGLVYNVYSYVNCYHDTGTFGISTSTSQEFVEEVLTLIKEEIMRIRDKGITDAELAFSKKHIKGNLFISLESSETRMGRLAKNEIYFGGYIPLKETLREIDSIKKPQVDEIGRTIFNKPEEISLTILGNVDKEKIEKLWKS
- the dut gene encoding dUTP diphosphatase, translated to MEELEVHVSKKEGAHLPGYATKASSGMDLFALLDKPLILKPYERSLIPTGIYISIPDGYEAEIRPRSGIANEFGVTVLNTPGTIDADYRGEIKVLLINLGSEPFTVKNGDRIAQMIFKNIVKVNWKTVEELPETKRGKGGFGSTGL
- the xerD gene encoding site-specific tyrosine recombinase XerD — its product is MNLYHCLDNFISYLTAERGASPHTVDAYNRDIVAFIKFFEENSLHETDRKNVETYIGHLREKGKKTRSIVRAISALRSFFNFLLADGKISHNPLEDIEIPKYKSPIPEVLSEQEVVELLQLPTGSRTSIRDKTILELLYATGLRVSELIKLNKSDVNLEGGFLIASGKRSKERVVPFGTYSKEAIKSYLENEKPKGTYLFPNKRGGTLTRQAIWKIIRKYGLKMAKTHISPHTMRHTFATHLLEGGADLRSIQILLGHEDISTTQIYTHVDTKRLKEIHKKYHPRG
- a CDS encoding CBS domain-containing protein: MKVITSHNNADFDSLSSMVAAKKLYPDALLVFPGSQEKTLREFLIHSTLYLFDIAKIKKIDYGTIDTLILVDTRQKTRIGDFSKIIDSKKAKIHIYDHHPNSRDDVKGDLEFIKSTGATVTLLISILREKGIDISPEEATIMMLGIYEETGSFQYPSTTTQDFEAASFLLSKGANINLVSDMLVKELTPEQVFLLHDIINNASVYNINGIDIIITEGSTENYVGDLAVIVHKFRDMENINVIFALFRMEDRVYIIGRSRIPEVDVGHILSLLGGGGHKEAASSTVKDLTIIEAKEKLIEHLKYNVKPLWRARDIMFFPVKSVDAECSIHEAKGLMLKYNINALTAISNGKVVGIITRQIVEKAAFHKLENIPVREYMFTEFKTVKQEDSIEKVKEIIIGSNQRFLPVTKEGELIGAITRTDLLRILEDDISKTVFGKLEFHEMYQKRKNVKKLMEERLDKKTLKRLTEIGNLADTMGYHAYLVGGFVRDLLLRNENYDIDIVIEGDGITFAEEMVNAFNVKIRPHTEFATAKVIYQDGFKMDIATARLEYYKAPAALPVVEHSSLKLDLHRRDFTINTLAISLNKNTFGQLIDFFGAQRDIKEKTIRVLHSLSFVEDPTRVFRAIRFENRFGFQIGKHTLNLIKNAIKMNFLSKIKGKRIWTELSLIMLEDEPEKILKRLQELDLLKFISPYLIFNKDKEKLFNQMHAVFKWYELLYRGKPCDRLPYYILGLIDHMKHEEVVEFCKKTEMTETLKKRTIENIEKIRDTLVKLGTGIVGMKKSEIYKLFEPLSQEGKLFIMAKTKSEEIKKALSNYITYIDTFKTILTGEDLKKLGIKEGPLYKEILDKLKEAKIDMNLKTKEEETNFIKNHLLEKGIEV